The genomic segment CGGCCGGGCGCCATCGCGGTGGCGATGCCGGCGAATCCGGGCCACGTGACGTTCAGGTAATCCCCGGCCGCGCCCGACTGCCGGGCGACCACCAGGGCGCGGCCGAGACCGTCGAGCGGCCAGTCGAGGGTGCGCAGCATCCGGTTGCCGGCACCCGAAGGATCGGGCGCGACGCCGCTGGTGCAGGTCCATTCGTAGGAGAGGTTGAGAAGATGCGCGCCCGCGCGCCCCAAGCGCGCGGCGACCGTGTCGATCTCCGGCAGGTAGGGATTGTTCGCGCGCATCAGCCATTGTCGCGAAAGCGCGTCGCCGAGGCGAAGCGGGATCCGGCCGTAGCGCGTTTCGGCCGAGGCGAGAATCAGGGCCAACCGCTCGGGCGCGGAGGCGGCGAGCGCGTCGGCGCCGCCGCCGCCGATATCGAAAACCGGAATCGGTGCCGGAAGTTTGGAGACGAAAGCGAAACTGTCGTGCATGCGTGATCCGAGCGACGGAGCATCCGGGAAAGGCCGATTTCCTCCGCCGGGGATATGTTCTAGGATGTTCCCCCTGCCGAATCCAGGACGCCGTTCCGATGATCCCCCGCTACAGCCGCCCGGCGATGGCCGCCATCTGGGAGCCCGCCAACAAGTTCCGCATCTGGTTCGAGATCGAGGCGCACGCGGCCGACGCGCTGGCGCAAACCGGCGCCATTCCGAAATCGGCCGCCGCCGCTGTGCGCAAGCGCGGCCGCGCGCCCTATACGCCCGACCGGATCGCCCGCATCGACGCGATCGAGGCCGAGGTCAAGCACGACGTCATCGCCTTCCTGACCGAACTCGCCGAACGGGTCGGGCCGGAGGCGCGCTTCGTCCACCAGGGCTTGACGTCCTCCGACGTGCTCGACACCTGCCTCGCCGTGCAGATGGTCGAAGCCGCCGATCTGCTGATCGCGGACGTCGACCGGCTGCTGGCGGCGTTGGCCAAGCGCGCGCGGCAATACAAGAATACGCCGTGCATCGGCCGCAGCCACGGCATCCACGCCGAGCCGACGACCTTCGGCCTCAAGCTCCTCGGCTTTTACGCCGAGTTCCAGCGCGCCCGCGCCCGCCTCGTCGCCGCGCGCGCCGAGGCCGGCACCTGCGCCATCTCCGGCGCGGTCGGCACCTTCGCCCACATCGACCCCCGGGTCGAGGCGCACGTCGCCGCCAAGCTCGGCCTGGTGCCGGAGCCGGTTTCGACCCAAGTCATCCCGCGCGACCGCCATGCGGCCTACGTCGCGGCGTTGGCGGTCGTCGCCAGCTCGGTCGAGCGCCTGGCGGTCGAGATTCGCCACCTGCAGCGCACCGAGGTGGCCGAGGCCGAGGAGTTCTTCGCGCCGGGACAGAAGGGCTCGTCGGCGATGCCGCACAAGCGCAACCCGGTGCTGACCGAGAACGTCACCGGACTCGCGCGCCTCGTGCGCGCCGCCGCGATCCCGGCGTTCGAGAACGTGGCGCTGTGGCACGAACGCGACATTTCGCACTCCTCGGTCGAGCGGGTCGCGCTGCCGGACGCGACCATCGCCCTCGACTTCGCGCTCGCGCGGCTCGCCGGCGTGATCGAGAAGCTGGTGATCTATCCCGACGCCATGCGCCGCAACCTCGACCGCCTGGGCGGGCTCGTGCATTCGCAGCAGGTGCTGCTCGCGCTGACCCAGGCGGGCGTCAGCCGCGAGAAGGCCTACGCGCTGGTGCAGCGCCATGCGCTCGAGACGTGGAAGAAAGGCGGAAGCTTCCAGAAACGGCTGCAGGCCGAGCCGGAGGTCGCGAAGCGTCTCGGCCGCGCGAAGCTCGCGGCGCTGTTCGACGTGCGCCGACACCTCCGCCACGTGGATACGATTTTCGCCCGCGTGCTTGGAACCAAGGCCGCGCGCGATCGCAAAAAAAGCTGATTACTTCTTGCCCTGGTCCCTGGCGACCTGCTCGAGGGCGACGGCGTGGCAACGCCGCATTTCCTTCTCCACCTCGGCGCGGACGAGGGTGATGTTCCGCGCTTCCGCGTCCTTCATGATCTTGTCGAGAAGGTCGTCGTGCCCGGGCTTATCCAGATCGGCGATCGCCAGTTCCTTGCCGTAGGCCTGGCGCTGGTCGGCGGACATGCCGAACCTTTCGCCCACCCATTCCGCCAGCATCTTGTTGCCGCGCGAGGTGGCCTTGAATTTCAACTCCTCGTCGAGCTTGAATTTCGCCTCAAAACCCTTTTCGCGTTCGTTGAAGACATCGGCCATCGGCTGCTCCGGTCAAAAGTTGGGGGCGTTCGGGCGCCGGAAATGTATGGTGGACGGCCGCGGCTTGCAACGGCCATGGCACGAGCGCGCCTTCGGACATAACATTCCGCCATGTGCACCGTCGTCGTCCTCTTCCGCCCCGGCCACGCCTGGCCGCTGATCCTTGCCGCGAACCGCGACGAGATGATCGATCGGCCGTGGCGCGCGCCCGGCCGCCACTGGCCCGACCGACCGCGCGTGGTCGCGGGCCAAGACCAACTCGCGGGCGGAACCTGGCTCGGGCGCAACGACGAAGGCGTCGTCGCCGGGATCCTCAACCGGCCGGGCTCCCTCGGACCCGAAAAGGGCAAGCGGAGCCGGGGCGAGTTGCCGCTCGCGGCGCTCGACCGCGCCGACGCGCGTGCCGCCGCCGACGCGCTCGCCCGCGTCGATCCCGGCGCCTACCGTACGTTCAACATGGTCGTCGCCGACCGCCGATCCGCGTTCTGGCTGCGGCGCGCCGACGAAACCGACATGATCGAATCGTTTCCGATGCCGGAAGGGCTGTCGATGATCACCGCCCACGATCGCAACGATTCCGCGTCGGCCCGCATCCGGCATTATCTGCCGCTGTTCGCCGAGGCGACCCCGCCCGATCCCGGCGCGGGCGACTGGGCGGATTGGCGGGCGCTGCTGGCGAGCGGCGAGACGGCGCCCGGCGCGGGCCCGCGCGAGGCGATGTTCATCGCGCCCGATCGCGGCTACGGCACCGTGTCGTCCTCGCTCGTCGCGCTGCCCGCGAACGCCGATGCCGGTCCGGTCTGGCTGTTCGCGCCGGGCTTTCCGAATCCCGCGCCGTTCGCGCCCGTGGCGGCGTAGGCCCGGCCGCCAAAAACCCGCGGAAACGGCGCGGAATCGAGATAACGCGGACCATTTGTTTTCGCGGGGACCCCCTGCTATACCAACCTCGTTCAGCCGCGATTTCCGCCTCCCCAACCCCGGCCGACCCATGACCCGGCGCAGACGCATCTATGAGGGCAAGGCCAAGGTCCTGTTCGAAGGACCCGAGCCCGGAACCCTGGTCCAGTACTTCAAGGACGACACCGCCGTCGAAGGCGACGACAAGACCTCGGTCGTCACCGGCAAGGGCGTCCTCAACAACCGGATTTCCGAATACCTGATGACGCGCTTGAACGAAATCGGCGTGCCGACCCACTTCGTCCGCCGCCTCAACATGCGCGAGCAATTGGTGCGCGAGGCCGAAATCATTCCGATCCAGGTGGTGGTGCGCAACGCCGCCGCCGGATCGCTCGCCCAGCGCTTCGGCATCGCCGAGGGCACGGCGCTGCCGCGCTCGATCGTCGAATTCTACTACAAGGCCGAAAACGGCCAGCGGCCGATGGTGTCGGAAGAACACATCACCGCCTTCGGTTGGGCCGCGCCCGAGGATCTGGACGAGATGATGAATCTCGCGCTCAGGGTCAACGACTTTCTCTCCGGGTTGTTCCTCGGCATCGGCCTCAGGCTGGTCGACTTCAAGGTCGAATTCGGGCGCTTGTGGGAAAACGATTACATGCGGATCGTGCTCGCCGACGAAATCAGCCCGGACAATTGCCGGCTGTGGGACATCAAGACCAGCGAGCGGTTCGACCGCGACCGGGTGATCCGCGGCCAGGGCCCGGTCGAGGAAGTCTATCAGGAAGTCGCCCGCCGGCTCGGCATCCTGCCCGAGGGCGGCCCGCGCGACCTCAAGGGCCCCAAGGTGATGCAGTAGCCCTCTAAAATAAGAAAGAGCCAGCGTCTTGAAGGCCCGCATCCACGTCACGCTCAAGAACGGCGTCCTCGATCCGCAAGGCAAGGCGATCGGGCACGCGCTCGCCGGCCTCGGCTTCGCCGGCATCGGCGAAGTGCGCCAGGGCAAGTTCATCGAGCTGGAATTGGCCGAGCGCGACAAAAATCGCGCGCGCGAATCGGTCGACGCCATGTGCCGCAAGCTGCTCGCCAACACCGTGATCGAGAACTACACGATCGAGATCGCCGACTGATGCGCGCCGCCGTCATCGTCTTTCCCGGCTCCAACTGCGACCGCGACGTCCAGGTCGCGCTCGCGCAGAGCATGGGCCGGGAGCCGGCGATGGTCTGGCACCGCGAAACCGAGCTGCCCCGGGTCGACCTGATCGTGCTCCCCGGCGGCTTTTCCTACGGCGACTATCTCAGGAGCGGCGCCATGGCCGCGCGTTCGCCGGTGATGCGCGAAGTGATCGCCCGCGCCGAAAAGGGCGTACCGGTGCTCGGCATCTGCAACGGATTCCAGGTGCTGACCGAAACCGGGCTCCTGCCCGGCGCCCTGATGCGCAACGCCGGCCTGAAGTTCATCTGCCGCGACGTGTGGCTGAAGGTGGAGACCGCCGACAGCGTTTTC from the Rhodospirillales bacterium genome contains:
- a CDS encoding DUF1476 domain-containing protein, encoding MADVFNEREKGFEAKFKLDEELKFKATSRGNKMLAEWVGERFGMSADQRQAYGKELAIADLDKPGHDDLLDKIMKDAEARNITLVRAEVEKEMRRCHAVALEQVARDQGKK
- the purQ gene encoding phosphoribosylformylglycinamidine synthase subunit PurQ; its protein translation is MRAAVIVFPGSNCDRDVQVALAQSMGREPAMVWHRETELPRVDLIVLPGGFSYGDYLRSGAMAARSPVMREVIARAEKGVPVLGICNGFQVLTETGLLPGALMRNAGLKFICRDVWLKVETADSVFTGGYARDQVIRIPVAHADGNYFADAETLKRLEAEGRIAFRYCDDRGRVTAEANINGSLGNIAGILSEKRNVLGLMPHPERLADPELGGTDGRAMFDHFIRVLH
- a CDS encoding phosphoribosylaminoimidazolesuccinocarboxamide synthase, translated to MTRRRRIYEGKAKVLFEGPEPGTLVQYFKDDTAVEGDDKTSVVTGKGVLNNRISEYLMTRLNEIGVPTHFVRRLNMREQLVREAEIIPIQVVVRNAAAGSLAQRFGIAEGTALPRSIVEFYYKAENGQRPMVSEEHITAFGWAAPEDLDEMMNLALRVNDFLSGLFLGIGLRLVDFKVEFGRLWENDYMRIVLADEISPDNCRLWDIKTSERFDRDRVIRGQGPVEEVYQEVARRLGILPEGGPRDLKGPKVMQ
- a CDS encoding adenylosuccinate lyase, translated to MIPRYSRPAMAAIWEPANKFRIWFEIEAHAADALAQTGAIPKSAAAAVRKRGRAPYTPDRIARIDAIEAEVKHDVIAFLTELAERVGPEARFVHQGLTSSDVLDTCLAVQMVEAADLLIADVDRLLAALAKRARQYKNTPCIGRSHGIHAEPTTFGLKLLGFYAEFQRARARLVAARAEAGTCAISGAVGTFAHIDPRVEAHVAAKLGLVPEPVSTQVIPRDRHAAYVAALAVVASSVERLAVEIRHLQRTEVAEAEEFFAPGQKGSSAMPHKRNPVLTENVTGLARLVRAAAIPAFENVALWHERDISHSSVERVALPDATIALDFALARLAGVIEKLVIYPDAMRRNLDRLGGLVHSQQVLLALTQAGVSREKAYALVQRHALETWKKGGSFQKRLQAEPEVAKRLGRAKLAALFDVRRHLRHVDTIFARVLGTKAARDRKKS
- a CDS encoding NRDE family protein codes for the protein MCTVVVLFRPGHAWPLILAANRDEMIDRPWRAPGRHWPDRPRVVAGQDQLAGGTWLGRNDEGVVAGILNRPGSLGPEKGKRSRGELPLAALDRADARAAADALARVDPGAYRTFNMVVADRRSAFWLRRADETDMIESFPMPEGLSMITAHDRNDSASARIRHYLPLFAEATPPDPGAGDWADWRALLASGETAPGAGPREAMFIAPDRGYGTVSSSLVALPANADAGPVWLFAPGFPNPAPFAPVAA
- the purS gene encoding phosphoribosylformylglycinamidine synthase subunit PurS, whose translation is MKARIHVTLKNGVLDPQGKAIGHALAGLGFAGIGEVRQGKFIELELAERDKNRARESVDAMCRKLLANTVIENYTIEIAD